The proteins below are encoded in one region of Neofelis nebulosa isolate mNeoNeb1 chromosome 17, mNeoNeb1.pri, whole genome shotgun sequence:
- the LOC131500309 gene encoding zinc finger protein 573 isoform X5, whose amino-acid sequence MILLKDCPRNGHSISKPDVVDLLEQGKEPWMILREETQRQYTGLDLHCEVISYVEMPTYEKDVSSTQHQSIYNREKLYECKKCQKKFSSGYQFILHHRFHIGERPYECKECGKNFRSGYQLTLHQRFHTGEKPYQCSECRKNFKSGYQLTVHQRFHTGEKTYQCRECGKAFIYASHIIQHERIHTGGRPYECQECGKAFSQGGHLRIHQRIHTGEKPYKCQECGKAFSRRSNLVEHGQIHTDEKPYVCEKCGKAFKRGHQLTVHQSVHTGKKPYECKECGKGYTTASYLILHQRIHKGGKPYECKECKKTFTLYRNLTRHQCIHTGEKLFECRQCGKAYTTGSKLFQHQKTHTGEKPYECKECGKAFSLYGYLHQHEKIHTGVKHFECKECKKAFTLSRNLIRHQSIHTGKKLFECQECGKAYSTGSNLIQHQKTHTGEKPYECKECGKTFSLHGYLNQHQKIHTGVKPYECKICRKTFTFYRNLTLHQSIHTDEKPFRCKECGKTFRRSSHLTAHQSIHADKKPYECTECGKSFKMYGYLTQHQKIHTGGKPYDCKECGKTFSRASNLVQHGRIHTGEKPYVCKKCGKAFRYGSALKAHQGMHTDNETLRT is encoded by the coding sequence gttTGGATTTACATTGTGAGGTAATCAGCTATGTAGAAATGCCCACTTATGAAAAAGATGTATCTTCTACACAACATCAGAGCATATATAACAGAGAGAAACTCTATGAATGTAAGAAATGTCAGAAGAAATTTAGTAGTGGCTATCAATTTATTCTACATCACAGGTTTCATATTGGCGAAAGACCCTATGAATGCAAAGAATGTGGGAAGAACTTTCGTAGTGGCTATCAACTTACCCTACATCAAAGatttcatactggtgagaaaccctatCAATGTTCAGAATGCAGGAAGAACTTTAAAAGCGGTTATCAACTTACTGTACATCAGAGatttcatactggtgagaaaacCTATCAATGTAgggaatgtgggaaggcctttatTTATGCCTCACACATCATTCAGCATGAGAGAATCCACACTGGCGGGAGGCCTTATGAATGTcaggaatgtgggaaggcctttagtCAAGGTGGACACCTTAGAATTCATCAAagaattcatactggtgagaagcCCTATAAATGTCAGGAGTGTGGGAAGGCTTTTAGTAGGCGCTCAAACCTTGTTGAACATGGGCAAATCCATACTGATGAGAAACCTTATGTATGTGAGAAATGTGGAAAGGCCTTTAAAAGAGGTCATCAACTTACTGTACACCAGAGTGTTCATACTGGTAAAAAACCAtatgaatgtaaagaatgtggaaaGGGCTATACCACTGCCTCATACCTTATTctacatcagagaattcataaaGGTGGGAAACcatatgaatgtaaggaatgtaaGAAAACCTTTACCTTGTATAGAAATCTTACTCGACATCAGTGTATTCACACTGGCGAGAAACTTTTTGAATGTAGGCAGTGTGGGAAGGCCTATACTACTGGCTCAAAACTTTTTCAACATCAGAAAACTCACACAGGTGAGAAGCcttatgaatgtaaggaatgtggaaaagcctttagcTTATATGGATACCTTCATCAACATGAGAAAATTCATACTGGTGTGAAACActttgaatgtaaggaatgtaaAAAAGCCTTTACTTTGTCTAGAAATCTTATTCGACATCAGAGTATTCATACTGGTAAGAAACTTTTTGAATGTcaggaatgtgggaaggcctaTAGTACTGGCTCAAACCTTATTCAACATCAGAAAAcccatactggtgagaaaccctatgaatgtaaagaGTGTGGAAAGACCTTTAGTTTGCATGGGTATCTTAATCAACATCAAAAAATTCATACTGGTGTGAAACCCTATGAGTGTAAAATATGTAGGAAAACCTTTACTTTCTATAGAAATCTAACTCTACACCAGAGTATTCATACTGATGAGAAACCTTTTagatgtaaggaatgtgggaaaaccTTTAGACGTAGTTCACACCTTACTGCACATCAGAGTATCCATGCTGAtaagaaaccctatgaatgtacgGAATGTGGGAAATCCTTTAAAATGTATGGATACCTTACACAGCATCAGAAAATTCATACTGGTGGGAAACCCTATGATTGTAAGGAATGCGGGAAGACCTTTAGTCGTGCTTCAAACCTTGTTCAACATGggagaattcatactggtgaaAAACCCTACGTGTGTAAGAagtgtggaaaagccttcagaTATGGTTCAGCCCTTAAAGCACATCAGGGAATGCATACAGATAATGAAACTCTAAGAACATAA
- the LOC131500309 gene encoding zinc finger protein 573 isoform X6, whose amino-acid sequence MILREETQRQYTGLDLHCEVISYVEMPTYEKDVSSTQHQSIYNREKLYECKKCQKKFSSGYQFILHHRFHIGERPYECKECGKNFRSGYQLTLHQRFHTGEKPYQCSECRKNFKSGYQLTVHQRFHTGEKTYQCRECGKAFIYASHIIQHERIHTGGRPYECQECGKAFSQGGHLRIHQRIHTGEKPYKCQECGKAFSRRSNLVEHGQIHTDEKPYVCEKCGKAFKRGHQLTVHQSVHTGKKPYECKECGKGYTTASYLILHQRIHKGGKPYECKECKKTFTLYRNLTRHQCIHTGEKLFECRQCGKAYTTGSKLFQHQKTHTGEKPYECKECGKAFSLYGYLHQHEKIHTGVKHFECKECKKAFTLSRNLIRHQSIHTGKKLFECQECGKAYSTGSNLIQHQKTHTGEKPYECKECGKTFSLHGYLNQHQKIHTGVKPYECKICRKTFTFYRNLTLHQSIHTDEKPFRCKECGKTFRRSSHLTAHQSIHADKKPYECTECGKSFKMYGYLTQHQKIHTGGKPYDCKECGKTFSRASNLVQHGRIHTGEKPYVCKKCGKAFRYGSALKAHQGMHTDNETLRT is encoded by the coding sequence gttTGGATTTACATTGTGAGGTAATCAGCTATGTAGAAATGCCCACTTATGAAAAAGATGTATCTTCTACACAACATCAGAGCATATATAACAGAGAGAAACTCTATGAATGTAAGAAATGTCAGAAGAAATTTAGTAGTGGCTATCAATTTATTCTACATCACAGGTTTCATATTGGCGAAAGACCCTATGAATGCAAAGAATGTGGGAAGAACTTTCGTAGTGGCTATCAACTTACCCTACATCAAAGatttcatactggtgagaaaccctatCAATGTTCAGAATGCAGGAAGAACTTTAAAAGCGGTTATCAACTTACTGTACATCAGAGatttcatactggtgagaaaacCTATCAATGTAgggaatgtgggaaggcctttatTTATGCCTCACACATCATTCAGCATGAGAGAATCCACACTGGCGGGAGGCCTTATGAATGTcaggaatgtgggaaggcctttagtCAAGGTGGACACCTTAGAATTCATCAAagaattcatactggtgagaagcCCTATAAATGTCAGGAGTGTGGGAAGGCTTTTAGTAGGCGCTCAAACCTTGTTGAACATGGGCAAATCCATACTGATGAGAAACCTTATGTATGTGAGAAATGTGGAAAGGCCTTTAAAAGAGGTCATCAACTTACTGTACACCAGAGTGTTCATACTGGTAAAAAACCAtatgaatgtaaagaatgtggaaaGGGCTATACCACTGCCTCATACCTTATTctacatcagagaattcataaaGGTGGGAAACcatatgaatgtaaggaatgtaaGAAAACCTTTACCTTGTATAGAAATCTTACTCGACATCAGTGTATTCACACTGGCGAGAAACTTTTTGAATGTAGGCAGTGTGGGAAGGCCTATACTACTGGCTCAAAACTTTTTCAACATCAGAAAACTCACACAGGTGAGAAGCcttatgaatgtaaggaatgtggaaaagcctttagcTTATATGGATACCTTCATCAACATGAGAAAATTCATACTGGTGTGAAACActttgaatgtaaggaatgtaaAAAAGCCTTTACTTTGTCTAGAAATCTTATTCGACATCAGAGTATTCATACTGGTAAGAAACTTTTTGAATGTcaggaatgtgggaaggcctaTAGTACTGGCTCAAACCTTATTCAACATCAGAAAAcccatactggtgagaaaccctatgaatgtaaagaGTGTGGAAAGACCTTTAGTTTGCATGGGTATCTTAATCAACATCAAAAAATTCATACTGGTGTGAAACCCTATGAGTGTAAAATATGTAGGAAAACCTTTACTTTCTATAGAAATCTAACTCTACACCAGAGTATTCATACTGATGAGAAACCTTTTagatgtaaggaatgtgggaaaaccTTTAGACGTAGTTCACACCTTACTGCACATCAGAGTATCCATGCTGAtaagaaaccctatgaatgtacgGAATGTGGGAAATCCTTTAAAATGTATGGATACCTTACACAGCATCAGAAAATTCATACTGGTGGGAAACCCTATGATTGTAAGGAATGCGGGAAGACCTTTAGTCGTGCTTCAAACCTTGTTCAACATGggagaattcatactggtgaaAAACCCTACGTGTGTAAGAagtgtggaaaagccttcagaTATGGTTCAGCCCTTAAAGCACATCAGGGAATGCATACAGATAATGAAACTCTAAGAACATAA